ATTGTTGTGCGGAATGAACTGGGACAGGTGATGGCGTCCCTAGCAGAGAAGATCGTCATGCCTCAAACGATGGAGATTCTTGAGGCGTTGGCAGCTAGGAGGGCTATGATCTTCATGGAGGAATTGGGATTGTGTAGAGTTATTTTTTAGGGTGATTCAGAGAATGTTGTAAAGGCCCTAACAAGGGGCTGCCCAGACAGGTCCAGTATTGGGCACATTGTTAAAGACTGTATGTCATTTATGGGTTGGTTTCAATCTTGTTCTTTCTCTCACGTGAGGCGGCAGGGCAACGAAGTTGCTCATGCTTTAGCTAGGAGAGCAAGAAATTCTTCCCCTTTGTCCGTTTGGATGGAATCGGTTCCGCCAGACATTTCCTATTTGGTGTATGTTGATGTAACGACTTAAAGttgattattttcttaataaaagtgGATTCattcctttctcaaaaaaaaaaaagaaatatttcgCTTCCTTTATTAAACCGAAATGACCTTATATTGACAACTTTGCTCCAACTCCAAGCATAAAATATTATCAtaaatgtggtttttttttttttttttttttttttttgtaatgttatAGGTGCCATCAAATCCTCTTCCTCGCAAGCAGACTGGAACATCAATGCGAACATACCCACTTGGGCTTATTTAGCTTTCAAGTATTAGACTGCCTCCCACAGACCTCGGGTTGCAAACACAGCAGCCCAGGTTCTTGCAAAATGGGCTTCTTCTGTCATCCTCTATGGGCCTATTGTCCTCCTATGTCCTATGTTTCTTTTagctcttttttgttttctgttttactGTGAAACGGTGCGCTTCTTAGTTCCTTTTTAAAGTATTCCTCTTTCTTGAAAGGTCAGTGCAGAGTTCAGACTTCCGAGGCTCCCCTGAGAAGACACGTGTAAGTGACAAATCCCCCACAGACACAGAGTGACAATGGCATTTCCtctgtccctctctctctctgtttactCCGTCACTTTCACAATCAGTCACTCTCAGCAATGGAGGGCTTTGGTCCAAAGGATTCTCTCTCTGAATTCACTCTAGCTGAGGTACACTCATCATCCTCTTTGTGAATCCACTCATGGGTCCTTCATTTCTCAGCTTAAATTTAACTGCTTTACTTAGCTTCCTTTTGTTATCCGGTTCAGATGGTTGATTGCATGTACTTTTTCTCTAATGGGGTTTTTTCTAATTTGGCATTTGTGGGTTTTACTTGGTTCTCCAATTCAATTaagtattttctaaaataaattaatagaagactttttttttgggtgggtggCTGGCTAGCTAGTCGTTAAATTAGATATTACATAATATGATTATATGAAGATGGACTTTGATCGAGGCCTTCAGTGCTAGGCTGGGGAGGCTTTATCAAGCTTGGATAGGGGGCAATCTCCAATGAAGGAAGAATCATAGGGGATGTAGTTTGAAGTAGAGTTTTCTGCTTTGTGTACAGTATGCACTACCTTACCTTATGATTTTGCCGTCTAGATTCGAGTGGCTAATAATGTTGTACCATATCAAGGTTGAAGTTGTTATTTTGTCTATGAGGGTGTTTTAGCATATATTGTATTTGCAACTccaaaggagaaaaaagaaatttgcataaaagaaacagagaaagatTACCAATTAAGACTCAGTAGTTAGAATGTACCAAATTTTTGTTAGCGGGCTTGTATGGTACAAGTAAAACACAATATAAACTTTATTTCCACATCGGACATCAGTGGAAAAGTGCACCTCTAAAGAGGATTCGTACCTTTTTTAAGGATATGAGTTATTACGTGGTACATTCAGTGTTGGTAATACCATCAAGTGCACTTAAGAACACAAGCCTCTTGGAGTCTGGGCACAAAGCAAAGTGTAAGACTGCGACTGATTAAAGTAAAGTGCATGTTTTCagatattttatataataatttctaataaaaagatacagagcatattataagaaaaaaaaaaagttaatagactcaaaataataatgtcTTTTTCTTATTAGCTAAAATGGATGGTGCAATTGCACAGTTtgtaagtttaaattttatataagttatttctatttcttaaatttttatatagtaaaagTGATAACAATTATTTATGGACGACAATATGATAGCAATCTACTCATAGAAAGTTTAAACAAGACATTTTGTATAATTCTCTTGTAccttataaaaatacataattggGATAGCTATGGTCAAATGAAGTATATGGTTCTTTGAAATAAATCCAAAAGGCAAAGACCAAAAACCACAAGAATAGTAAGTTATCCTTGTTCATGTCTTTCGATATGTTGTTATAAACAAAAAGTTGTTTGTGTACAACACCTTAAAAACAATGTTTGATtaataaatcaatttccatATCATTTCCTTCAAAATCAAGTAGTTACTTTTGATgattcattatatatttttttagcaaaaaataaaaagcgcACATAAGCCTGCTATTTACTTCTTCACAAAGTGCCAGAAAAGCGTGCATGAGGTCATTGAGGTGCACTTCATTAAATGAGCTTCACTTCGACTAAGTGAAGCCTTCGGACCTTGGGTTGAGCTTTAAGCTCACCTAAGCACTATTTTAACAACATTGGGTACATTTATTTGTATTGATTAGTCTGACAATCCTGTCAGAAGGgacattaattgttttattatgcTTTACTTTCCACTTTCACTTGCATCAAAGTTTTGACGATTAGCTAATTATTCTAACAAAGTGGGAAGAGTTGATCTTTCTTCCAAAATTGATGATTTAGTAATGCCTGAACATTTTATGGtggaaattattatataattttgaataataaatgatTCTGTGTCAGAGCATTGTCTGAGATTTGCAGAAATGCTTTCTGGAAAATAAATGGCAGATTGTGAAATCTTATATTCTAGAATAATTATGACATGTTCATTTTACTCGTCAATATATGATTGAACTGTGTGACCTGCcttcatatatttattatgttgcTTCTGGTGGTGATGAGATGAGTTTTCCAACTGATACCTTTTAAAACAAAGAGGATCTGATGTGGGTATATTTTTGGTTGATCAAAGCTTGCTAAAGCCAAAGCATCACGATTGGCAGTGTGTGCAAAATTCTTTTACATTTGGGCTAATAAGAATGTTCCTTTGTTTTTGCAGCCTTAGATCAAATCTTGAGATTAGTTGAACCCCACTAATTGGAATagattattttcatttaatttgcaatttacatTTCATATTACCAATTTACCATCATACTGCTCTCTTTTTTGTCTAGCTTCTATGATgattattacttttttgtctGTTCATAGATTAAAGACATGGAGAAGATATTTAAGGAGATAGGGGAACAATCACTTGGTCAGGCGTTTTTCCAGGATATTGCAACCAGCTTTAGGTGAACTTCCATTTCACTCATATCTTAACTATAGCATACTTCAATGAAATGGTTTCTTAAAGTGATAAGAAGATAATGTACTTCCTTATAATAGGGTGTAATTAATCCTCGTATTGTATCTTTTTCTTGGCTTGCTTTATCATTGCAGTTGCTCAGCTAGTTGTGCTGGAAAATCTGCCATAACATGGGAGCAGGTTTTTCATTCAAACACTACAAGTTCTttgtatttgaaacttttataaCTCTACCTTGTTCTCATTGTGTTATAGGTGCAAAGTTGGTTCCAAAATAGACATGAACAGTTGCAAGATAAAGTTACTCCCTCATCTGGTGCCCTGAAATTATTTGATGATCTTTCAGATGTACCTATTTCAAGCAAAGCCCCTGAAAGCTTTTTAAATCCtaaaggtcttttttttttttttttttttttcagcatgGGTGCAAGCTGTTGACAAGATACTCATGATTAATATTCTGTTCAATACTTGTTCCATGGGTTTTTAATTCAATGCTTCAAATAGTGATTGCATatagataaataatttttaaaagttttttaatttatcacaaatttatattttggtttgtttacagcaatatcaataaaaaaaaatctctcccTGTTGAGTAATAATTAATACCGTGGTCAAAATACATTGTTGGTCCAAGGTCTCTAAACTTTTGCTCATGATAGATCTTAGTCCCTAAAGTTTAAAGTgatcacttttagtccctaacaaACTTAAAGTGATCAATTTTAGTctctaacaaattttaagtgattacTTTAATCTCTAAGGAGAGATGATTTGTCAATTTTTAGTTTGGCCATGTCATCTAAGGGACTAAGTGATCATTttaaacttaagggactaaATTGGTCTTGGGCTAAACTTTAGGGACCAACAATATTAGTTAAGACATTCTTTATGCTGACATATCATCAAATTCACTACGaagagaagaaggcaagaaaatCACAgcacaaaatatttcaatctaATGAATCTCCTAATGTGGATTCATCTGCTTAAAGCTCAACAAAATCCTTGATAGTATGATGGTCCAGGCTTGGCATATAAAGGTAGGtgtggttagggttttttaATAGTGCCCATTCCTTAATCAATAGATTGTAAATTAAGAAATTTGCACTAATGCATGGTTGCACACAGTTGCCTGTTGCTTCAACAACCTAGAGTGGGCACCTTATCAGCATGTTGGCTTCAACTTAAGAACTATTGCTCAGCTTATGAAATGGTGCTCAGAAGTTTACTGTGGACTCTGTTCTAAGCtttagctttcttttctttttttgagcttTATTAGCTTACTTGCTTATGTTCAGTTTTTAAAGCCTTACTTTTTCTAGGTATAAGGGTACTTTTACCCACTTTCAGAAAATTAGTAAATGAGCCAAATTAAATGCACTTTAGATATTTTAAGTACAAATCTTGTAGCCCGCTGACTATGTTGGTTCTGCGGTTGCATAAGTAATGTTGCATTTTTGCAAATTGATTTAATTAGTTCAATTtccaatatattttatttgtatcataCTCATATTAATTAACTATGTGAGTactatatctttttttctttttgtcttaataaaaaactattttcattgttttaggTATGCTTCTTACTTCTCTCTGTCTTGTCTAGCATTTCATATTTATTATATCTGCTACTGTTAATCACTCAATGACCATCTGAGATGGGTTATTTTTGGCAATACATAGGGCTACAGATTTTTGGCCACTTTAATTGTTGTATTAATGCCATACGTTATCCTCATTTCAGACCATGGAGGTATGCTATGCTTTAAAATGAATTCTCAACAAGCTATCTTATTTATAATGGTAAAATTGGAATATTACATGTAATTTAATGCAACTATAATTGCCATTGACCTCTATCTCAATTAGCACCTCATTTCCTTGCAAGTAATAGGTGGAAGGTGAGGTCGTAGGTTCAAGACTCACTatgtgcatgtgtaacttaccaataaataaataaattataacgCAATTATGATTTTCTAGAGAAGCTTATGATAACAAGGTCAATGCAGGTAAAAAGATTTCAGATCTTTCAGGGTTGACATATGAAGCTAAATCAAAGAAAGATAATGCATGGTGAGAACATATCTTTTAATCGAGACATGCAATATACGCTTAATAGGTATTGGAAATATGTACTATGCGTTATACATAGCACATAAATTCTACAGCATCTATATGTCAACATAAATAggatttgttattattattatattcctTGTATTATACAAGAACTAATTTAGCACATAAATGAATGACATTAACTAATTGCTTTAGTGTGCCTTATGCTTTGGAATAGGCTTCACTTTGGAGCACTTATTTGTTCCTTTAAATTTGTGTATCTTATTCATTTATCAGAATACAGCCCaaattagtaatatttaaatatgTTGAAAAAGTTTACCAGcttggtttaaaattttcaatttccttgATTTCTTTTCCCAATAATTTGCACAActtgaaataattaaatttaggCAGGTTGGTCATTGTATTTCTGTGGGGATTTTGTCAACTAAAAATTGAGGGCATTGAAGACCCTtgctatttataagacatgatAAACTGGATAATGTGCTAGGAAGAATTTTCAGGTAATACCAAGATATATCAATTATAGATCAGGCCTTGGTGTGATGGCAATTGCCTTTCACCTAAAGCACCATGTCACTGGTTTGAGGATGGAAATCAGCTTCTCCAGGGAAAAATATTAGGGGTGAGGTTGCCTACAAATGACCTCTAACAGACCTTGTAGAAGTGGGAGCTTTGTAGTCTACATAAGACCAACCCAAAATATAGCAATTACATATAAAGGAAGCCATTAGTTACATTTCTTATGTACTTTTGTGGTCTGTGAGTAGTTATACTTGTTTTTTAATGCCTATAATCACTCTTATGGAGTCATACTAAAACAGTGACCCCTGCTGTTCCAACTTTGCCTCTTAAAGACATCCTGAAAGTGCACATAACTATGTATCGTAGGTATGTAAAGATGGACTGATAACCAGAATAGACTATTGCATTAATTACATTATAAATCTACATTCCTTTTTACAATCTGTTGCGGTCTCAATAAAgtaagttctatttttttttttattaaatatgtgtttaaaagtttaaatagtTCAAACTTCATGccaatactatttttttatcttttgacaTTAATGATTTTGGGTTGATGTGTACAGATATATTTGTAAAGGTCAAATATAGAACTTGATGCTGGAAAACTGGGTTTGCACATTGCTATTAATTCAGaacttggaaaaataaaaatacaaaatatattagaaaagtaaaaagaaactGTGAAAGTAAGATTACATTAAGAAAGAAATGGTTTTTGTAAAACATTACTTTTGTGGACAAGTGAAGGTTTGTTAGGATTTAGAAAATCTTGTAAAGGGACGAAACTTTTGCTTATATCAATATTATTCATTTCAATGACTGGTATGATTCTATCCAAGTTATAATAtaccttcttttattttcaatgCAGGCTTTCTTATAATAATGTTATTACCTTTCTAAATTATTACCAGCGTCACCCTGTACTTCCCTTAACCCCAAACTTTGAAGCATTAATTAATTCTTCCTACTTCATCACTTATCTTACTTTGTTTATGATATTGTGTGGCCTACTGGCCTTAATAGGCCAAAAGATCTAAAGGTAGTTCTTGTCTATGCTGGTAGTGTTTTTTTAAGATCGCTTGTTGAATTCTAATTAATTCAGAATAGAGCACAAATTGTTTCTTTGATACAACAAAAGGTTTAAAAGCTTGATGAAAGTATAAGGATTCTTGTAGTAGTGGTTCTCAGAATACCAGTTTCCGTGATGTTATAATGCAATCTCAAGATAATTTAAACTCACAAGTATCTTTACCACCAGTGTGAAAATCAATTTCAAGATATATGACCTCGGTTGTGAATATTGTAATCtccttttgaatttatttgtgaACCATAGCTAATATTTTAATGGCTTTCCAGGTATGATGTTGCTTCGTTCCTCAATTACAAGTTTCTTAGTACCGGCGAACTTGTAAGATTCATTATCAGATTTATATACTTTTGGgacaataacaatttttttaacataagaCCCTTTTGGTTATTAATAtctttggaaagaaaaaaataaaattacaactcTTCCATGTCTACATGCTAAATGAAACTGGCTGCTTTGTAATGTTTGTCGCATAAATGTGCGTTATGAACAGCAGCTGCTTGGATTATTTCAAGCAAGAGctagttttgacttttgagccCTTACAGGTATTTAACGTGATTTAAATTTAGGATAATATGAGTGAGGCTAATTTagagttgaatttattcaatttggTTTAAGCATTGGttcttgttatttatttattttttttggcataactAGCTTCTCTCTTCATGAGGGAAGGGAAAGAATTGCGTATATAACTGTATAGCTTACTAGCTGATATCAATAATCTGCCACTTTCAGTGGTAAAGAACGATGAGTTACCTGTGGGAATTAGGAATCCAATTGTCAGGGTCACTAATATTTGGtacatttcctataaaaaaaaatagaaccgtGTTGGTTCAAATCATAAAatcattaggttttttttttcctgattaaTTACTGTTCTCATACATTCAATTTATCTGGATAAGGAAAACTATTAGCAAAAGAAACAATCAAGTTagcaaaaaataacaaaaaaacgAGCTTTATTTTGCAATGCATTTATGGTATACATACTCAATGCAACAAGGTGCACTTATCATACCCTCACAAAATCAGTATCTATGTCAGCCCCTTGCATCCAATTATATGGTAAATGTGATACTGTCCAGTGTCGtccaaataaaaatcataatgcATAATATTGGCTAATATATGTAAAGGTGCTATTATATATCACAGGCAGTTCGTGTACGATTTGCTGGCTTTGGTAATGAGGAGGATGAATGGGTGAATGTAAAAAGGGGAGTGCGTGAGCAGTCTATTCCTTTAGAACACTCTG
This DNA window, taken from Quercus robur chromosome 2, dhQueRobu3.1, whole genome shotgun sequence, encodes the following:
- the LOC126714640 gene encoding protein SAWADEE HOMEODOMAIN HOMOLOG 1-like isoform X1, with protein sequence MEGFGPKDSLSEFTLAEIKDMEKIFKEIGEQSLGQAFFQDIATSFSCSASCAGKSAITWEQVQSWFQNRHEQLQDKVTPSSGALKLFDDLSDVPISSKAPESFLNPKGKKISDLSGLTYEAKSKKDNAWYDVASFLNYKFLSTGELAVRVRFAGFGNEEDEWVNVKRGVREQSIPLEHSECHKVMVGDLVLCFQEREDHAVYHDAYVVGIQKRQHDIRGCRCIFTVRYDHDNTEEKVDLGRICCRPKHYSQSALDIEVGPTQHYSQPTFDIQEGVRFPF
- the LOC126714640 gene encoding protein SAWADEE HOMEODOMAIN HOMOLOG 1-like isoform X2, with the translated sequence MEGFGPKDSLSEFTLAEIKDMEKIFKEIGEQSLGQAFFQDIATSFSCSASCAGKSAITWEQVQSWFQNRHEQLQDKVTPSSGALKLFDDLSDVPISSKAPESFLNPKGKKISDLSGLTYEAKSKKDNAWYDVASFLNYKFLSTGELAVRVRFAGFGNEEDEWVNVKRGVREQSIPLEHSECHKVMVGDLVLCFQEKVDLGRICCRPKHYSQSALDIEVGPTQHYSQPTFDIQEGVRFPF